A single region of the Bacteroides luhongzhouii genome encodes:
- a CDS encoding V-type ATP synthase subunit K — translation MEMNLFIAYIGIAIMVGLSGIGSAYGVTIAGNAAIGALKKNDSAFGNFLVLTALPGTQGLYGFAGYFMFQTIFGILTPEITAIQASAVLGAGIALGLVALFSAIRQGQVCANGIAAIGQGHNVFSNTLILAVFPELYAIVALAATFLIGSALVA, via the coding sequence ATGGAAATGAATTTGTTTATCGCCTACATTGGCATCGCGATTATGGTTGGTTTGTCTGGCATCGGTAGTGCTTACGGAGTAACTATTGCAGGTAATGCTGCCATCGGAGCATTGAAGAAGAATGATAGTGCATTCGGTAACTTCCTGGTATTGACAGCCCTTCCGGGTACACAGGGTCTTTATGGTTTTGCCGGTTATTTCATGTTTCAGACTATCTTCGGTATTTTGACTCCTGAAATTACAGCTATTCAGGCATCAGCAGTTCTTGGTGCGGGTATTGCTTTAGGATTGGTTGCCTTATTCTCCGCTATCCGTCAGGGACAAGTTTGTGCAAATGGTATCGCAGCTATCGGACAGGGACACAATGTATTTAGTAATACGTTGATTCTTGCTGTATTCCCCGAGCTTTATGCAATCGTTGCTTTGGCTGCAACCTTCTTGATCGGTAGTGCACTCGTAGCATAA
- a CDS encoding murein L,D-transpeptidase catalytic domain-containing protein: MKKSVLISFVLIALGVGVMAYARYATLSSDTTPAKIEQRLREKAQAGKAYCDKNGYNTNYCFLVDFSIHSGKKRFFVWDFKGDSIKYASLCAHGYGKNSTLSKPVFSNVEGSYCSSLGKYKIGIRSYSKWGINVHYKLHGLEATNNNAFKRYIVLHSYTPMPETEVYPLHLPLGISQGCPVISDEVMRKVDGLLKAEKKPVLLWVYD; the protein is encoded by the coding sequence ATGAAGAAATCTGTTTTAATATCATTTGTTCTGATTGCTTTGGGAGTAGGGGTGATGGCGTACGCAAGATATGCGACATTATCTTCTGATACGACACCAGCTAAAATAGAGCAACGTTTGCGGGAGAAAGCGCAGGCGGGAAAGGCTTATTGTGATAAGAACGGGTATAACACAAATTATTGCTTTCTGGTAGATTTCAGTATTCATTCCGGTAAAAAGCGTTTCTTTGTATGGGATTTCAAGGGAGATTCTATAAAATATGCAAGTCTCTGTGCGCATGGATACGGAAAAAATAGTACGCTATCCAAGCCTGTATTCAGTAATGTGGAAGGTAGTTATTGCTCTTCTTTAGGAAAATATAAGATAGGGATACGATCATATAGTAAGTGGGGGATTAATGTTCATTATAAATTGCACGGATTGGAAGCGACGAATAACAATGCTTTCAAACGGTATATCGTGTTACATTCTTATACTCCGATGCCGGAAACGGAGGTGTATCCTTTGCACCTTCCGTTAGGAATCAGTCAAGGGTGTCCTGTGATTTCCGATGAGGTGATGAGGAAGGTTGACGGGTTGCTCAAGGCAGAAAAGAAACCTGTATTGTTATGGGTCTATGATTAA
- a CDS encoding V-type ATP synthase subunit B yields the protein MATKAFQKIYTKITQITKATCSLKATGVGYDELATVDGKLAQVVKIAGDDVTLQVFEGTEGIPTNAEVVFLGKSPTLKVSEQLAGRFFNAFGDPIDGGPDIEGQEVEIGGPSVNPVRRKQPSELIATGIAGIDLNNTLVSGQKIPFFADPDQPFNQVMANVALRAETDKIILGGMGMTNDDYLYFKNVFSNAGALDRIVSFMNTTENPPVERLLIPDMALTAAEYFAVNNNEKVLVLLTDMTSYADALAIVSNRMDQIPSKDSMPGSLYSDLAKIYEKAVQFPSGGSITIIAVTTLSGGDITHAVPDNTGYITEGQLFLRRDSDIGKVIVDPFRSLSRLKQLVTGKKTRKDHPQVMNAAVRLYADAANAKTKMENGFDLTNYDERTLAFAKDYSNQLLAIDVNLDTTEMLDVAWGLFGKYFRPEEVNIKKDLVDQYWPKQNN from the coding sequence ATGGCAACAAAAGCTTTTCAAAAGATATATACCAAGATTACTCAGATTACCAAAGCTACTTGTTCGTTGAAAGCGACAGGGGTAGGGTATGATGAGCTTGCCACCGTGGACGGTAAGCTGGCGCAGGTGGTTAAGATTGCCGGTGACGATGTCACTTTGCAGGTATTTGAAGGTACGGAAGGTATTCCGACTAATGCCGAAGTAGTATTTCTCGGCAAATCGCCTACATTGAAAGTGAGTGAGCAGCTGGCCGGACGTTTCTTCAATGCTTTCGGTGACCCGATTGATGGAGGTCCGGACATTGAAGGACAAGAAGTAGAAATTGGTGGTCCGTCTGTGAATCCGGTTCGACGTAAACAACCGTCGGAACTGATTGCAACAGGCATTGCCGGTATCGATTTGAACAATACACTGGTATCCGGTCAGAAGATTCCGTTCTTTGCCGATCCGGACCAACCGTTCAACCAGGTAATGGCAAACGTGGCCTTACGTGCTGAAACGGATAAGATTATCCTCGGCGGTATGGGTATGACGAATGACGACTACTTGTACTTTAAGAATGTGTTCTCTAACGCCGGTGCGCTCGACCGTATCGTGAGTTTCATGAATACGACCGAAAACCCGCCAGTAGAACGTTTGCTGATTCCGGATATGGCACTGACTGCAGCTGAATATTTTGCTGTAAATAATAATGAGAAAGTGTTGGTACTGTTGACAGATATGACGAGCTACGCCGATGCGTTGGCAATCGTATCCAACCGTATGGACCAGATTCCGTCTAAAGACTCTATGCCGGGATCACTTTACTCGGACTTGGCAAAGATTTACGAAAAAGCGGTGCAATTCCCTTCCGGCGGTTCAATCACAATTATTGCGGTGACTACTTTGTCCGGTGGAGATATTACTCATGCTGTGCCTGATAATACGGGTTACATCACAGAAGGTCAGTTGTTCCTGCGCCGTGATAGTGATATTGGTAAGGTTATTGTTGACCCGTTCCGTTCATTGTCTCGTTTGAAACAGCTGGTTACCGGTAAGAAGACGCGTAAGGACCATCCGCAGGTGATGAATGCTGCCGTACGTCTTTATGCCGATGCTGCTAACGCTAAGACGAAGATGGAAAATGGTTTCGACCTGACAAACTACGACGAACGTACGTTGGCTTTTGCGAAGGACTATTCCAATCAGTTATTGGCTATTGATGTTAACCTTGATACAACTGAAATGCTGGACGTTGCCTGGGGCTTGTTCGGTAAATATTTCCGTCCGGAAGAAGTGAATATCAAGAAAGACTTGGTGGATCAATACTGGCCAAAACAAAATAATTAG
- a CDS encoding DUF2764 domain-containing protein, translating into MSSKYYYLVAGLPELSLEDSKLSYTVADFKTEIYNGLSASDRKLIDLFYLKFDNANVLKLLKDKEAEIDKRGNYSAEELTEYISILREGGEISPKEFPVYLSTFITDYLNTPAESTTLHEDHLAALYYEYAMQCGNKFVSAWFEFNLNINNILVAFTSRKFKWDIASNVVGNTEVCEALRTSSARDFGLSGEVDVFESLVKISEITELVEREKKLDALRWNWMEDAIFFDYFTIERIFAFLLKLEMIERWISLDKERGNQLFRNIIESLKNEVQIPAEFR; encoded by the coding sequence ATGAGTAGTAAGTACTATTACTTGGTAGCAGGTTTGCCGGAACTTTCGCTGGAAGACAGCAAGCTGAGCTATACAGTAGCCGATTTTAAAACTGAAATCTACAATGGATTGTCTGCTTCAGACCGGAAGTTGATCGACTTGTTTTATCTGAAGTTTGATAATGCAAATGTGCTGAAACTTCTCAAAGATAAAGAAGCGGAAATCGACAAACGGGGAAACTACTCTGCTGAAGAGCTCACAGAATATATTTCTATTCTGAGAGAAGGCGGAGAAATCAGTCCTAAAGAATTTCCGGTCTATCTTTCCACTTTTATAACTGATTATTTGAATACTCCGGCTGAAAGTACGACTTTGCACGAAGATCATCTGGCTGCTTTGTATTATGAGTATGCTATGCAGTGTGGGAATAAGTTTGTTTCTGCCTGGTTTGAATTCAATCTGAACATCAATAACATTCTAGTTGCATTTACCAGCCGTAAATTCAAATGGGATATTGCTTCTAATGTTGTGGGAAATACGGAAGTATGTGAAGCATTGCGTACATCGAGTGCCCGCGATTTCGGACTCTCCGGTGAAGTGGATGTTTTTGAATCGTTAGTGAAAATCAGTGAGATTACAGAATTGGTGGAGCGTGAGAAGAAGTTGGATGCCCTGCGGTGGAACTGGATGGAGGATGCTATTTTCTTCGACTATTTCACTATTGAGCGTATTTTCGCTTTCCTGCTGAAGCTGGAAATGATTGAAAGGTGGATTTCACTGGATAAGGAAAGAGGTAATCAGTTGTTCAGAAACATTATTGAGTCGCTGAAGAACGAAGTGCAGATTCCTGCAGAATTCAGATAA
- a CDS encoding V-type ATP synthase subunit D yields the protein MAIKFQYNKTSLQQLEKQLKVRVRTLPIIKNKESALRMEVKRCKTEAADLEDRLEQQIQAYEAMFALWNEFDASLIKVNDVHLGVKKIAGVRVPLLENVEFEIRPYSMFNAPKWYADGIHLLEELAHTAIEREFMLAKLNLLEHARKKTTQKVNLFEKVQIPGYQDALRKIKRFMEDEENLSKSSQKIMKSHQEKRKEVEA from the coding sequence ATGGCTATAAAGTTTCAATATAACAAAACCTCTCTTCAGCAGCTCGAAAAGCAACTGAAAGTGCGGGTGCGTACGCTTCCTATCATTAAGAATAAGGAAAGTGCCCTCCGCATGGAAGTGAAACGCTGTAAAACGGAAGCTGCCGATCTGGAGGATAGGCTCGAACAACAAATTCAAGCCTATGAAGCCATGTTCGCCCTTTGGAATGAGTTTGACGCTTCATTAATAAAGGTGAATGATGTTCATCTTGGCGTGAAAAAGATTGCGGGTGTGCGCGTACCGTTGCTCGAGAATGTAGAATTCGAGATACGTCCGTACAGTATGTTTAATGCTCCCAAGTGGTATGCCGACGGTATCCACCTGTTGGAAGAGCTGGCTCATACGGCAATTGAACGTGAATTTATGCTTGCCAAGCTGAACTTGTTAGAACATGCAAGGAAAAAGACCACTCAAAAGGTGAACCTTTTTGAGAAGGTGCAGATACCGGGCTATCAGGATGCATTGCGAAAGATCAAGCGATTTATGGAAGATGAAGAAAACCTGTCGAAATCTTCGCAAAAGATCATGAAGTCCCATCAAGAAAAAAGGAAGGAGGTAGAGGCATGA
- a CDS encoding V-type ATP synthase subunit A: MATKGTVSGVIANMVTLVVDGPVAQNEICYISTGGDKLMAEVIKVVGSHVYVQVFESTRGLKVGAEAEFTGHMLEVTLGPGMLSKNYDGLQNDLDKMDGVFLKRGQYTYPLDKERIWHFVPLVNVGDKVQASAWLGQVDENFQPLKIMAPFTMKGTATVKTIMPEGDYKIEDTIAILTDEEGNDIPVTMIQRWPVKRAMTNYKEKPRPFKLLETGVRVIDTLNPIVEGGTGFIPGPFGTGKTVLQHAISKQAEADIVIIAACGERANEVVEIFTEFPELVDPHTGRKLMERTIIIANTSNMPVAAREASVYTAMTLAEYYRSMGLKVLLMADSTSRWAQALREMSNRMEELPGPDAFPMDISAIISNFYGRAGYVKLNNDETGSITFIGTVSPAGGNLKEPVTENTKKVARCFYALEQDRADKKRYPAVNPIDSYSKYIEYPEFEEYIKDHINDEWIGKVNELKTRLQRGKEIAEQINILGDDGVPVEYHVIFWKSELIDFVILQQDAFDEIDAVTPMERQEDILNMIIDICHTEFEFDNFNEVMDYFKKMINICKQMNYSKFKSEQYEGFQKQLKELIEERKLQS, from the coding sequence ATGGCAACAAAAGGAACTGTTAGTGGCGTTATTGCCAACATGGTGACCCTCGTCGTTGACGGACCGGTAGCTCAAAATGAGATTTGTTATATCTCGACCGGTGGCGATAAGTTGATGGCGGAGGTGATTAAGGTTGTAGGTTCACATGTATATGTCCAGGTGTTCGAAAGTACCCGTGGACTGAAAGTGGGCGCCGAAGCCGAATTTACAGGACACATGCTTGAGGTGACATTAGGTCCGGGCATGTTATCGAAAAACTATGATGGTCTGCAAAATGACCTCGACAAGATGGACGGAGTTTTCCTGAAGAGAGGACAATATACGTATCCGCTGGATAAAGAGCGTATATGGCATTTCGTACCATTGGTGAATGTAGGTGACAAAGTGCAGGCTTCTGCATGGTTGGGACAGGTGGATGAGAACTTTCAGCCGTTGAAAATAATGGCCCCGTTCACTATGAAGGGAACGGCTACCGTAAAAACAATCATGCCGGAAGGTGATTATAAGATAGAAGACACCATCGCAATTCTGACAGACGAAGAAGGTAATGATATTCCTGTAACTATGATTCAGAGATGGCCCGTAAAACGTGCGATGACGAATTATAAGGAAAAACCGCGTCCTTTCAAATTGTTGGAGACTGGTGTACGTGTGATTGATACGCTGAATCCGATTGTGGAAGGTGGTACGGGATTTATCCCCGGTCCGTTCGGTACAGGTAAAACGGTGCTTCAGCATGCTATCTCTAAGCAGGCGGAAGCGGATATCGTTATCATTGCAGCTTGTGGTGAACGTGCTAATGAAGTTGTGGAAATCTTTACCGAGTTTCCCGAACTGGTAGACCCGCACACAGGACGTAAGTTGATGGAGCGTACTATTATTATTGCCAATACTTCTAACATGCCGGTAGCTGCCCGTGAAGCATCTGTATATACAGCGATGACATTGGCAGAATATTACCGTTCAATGGGATTGAAAGTCTTGTTGATGGCTGACTCTACTTCCCGCTGGGCACAGGCTTTGCGTGAGATGTCCAACCGTATGGAAGAGTTGCCTGGTCCAGATGCTTTCCCGATGGATATTTCGGCTATTATCTCTAACTTCTACGGTCGTGCGGGATATGTAAAACTGAACAATGACGAAACGGGTTCTATTACATTTATCGGTACGGTATCTCCTGCCGGTGGTAACTTGAAAGAGCCGGTGACTGAAAATACGAAGAAGGTAGCCCGTTGTTTCTATGCTTTGGAACAGGACCGTGCTGATAAAAAACGTTATCCGGCAGTGAATCCGATTGATTCTTATTCAAAATATATCGAATACCCGGAATTTGAAGAGTATATCAAAGATCATATCAACGATGAATGGATCGGAAAAGTCAATGAACTTAAGACCCGTTTACAACGTGGTAAGGAAATTGCCGAACAGATCAATATTCTTGGTGACGATGGTGTGCCGGTAGAATATCACGTGATCTTCTGGAAATCTGAATTGATTGACTTTGTAATCCTGCAACAGGATGCTTTCGATGAAATTGACGCGGTAACTCCGATGGAACGTCAGGAAGACATTCTGAATATGATAATCGACATCTGTCATACGGAATTTGAATTTGATAACTTCAACGAAGTAATGGACTACTTCAAGAAGATGATTAATATCTGTAAGCAGATGAACTACTCGAAGTTCAAATCAGAACAGTATGAAGGATTCCAGAAACAACTGAAGGAATTGATTGAAGAGAGGAAACTTCAATCGTAA
- a CDS encoding clostripain-related cysteine peptidase — protein MKKIKILSLLFCVAILAAACHDDEEGPIIPQPREQVGRTVLVYIVGDNGVNELSDLFKINFEDMKEGMKEVDYSKCNLVVYSEMVNDVPRLVSLKKQNGKVVADTLFTYSEQNPLAKEVMSSVISQTVSYFPADSYGFVFLSHSSSWVPATNDANSRSIGYYRRTQMNIPDFHDVLLSSFPRPLKFILFDSCSMQAVEVAYELRDCAEYFIGSPTEIPGPGAPYSVVVPEMFTENNLAINIASAYFNYYEKFYTGKAPSVNTNWTGGVATSVINSAALDNLAMVVKTIIPKYIKDAGGVQCNDIQLYDFSSDKANYDFDNLIQNLTGGKDNTDYQSWRQAFDEAVIYRKTTPKNYSGITYTMFSMEKAEGLSTYIPRGSLDSKMNNFYRTLQWYSAAGWDETGW, from the coding sequence ATGAAAAAGATTAAAATATTATCACTTTTGTTCTGTGTTGCAATATTGGCGGCAGCTTGTCACGATGATGAAGAAGGTCCTATTATACCTCAACCACGTGAACAAGTTGGACGTACTGTATTGGTATATATTGTAGGTGATAATGGCGTTAATGAATTATCTGATCTCTTTAAGATCAATTTTGAAGATATGAAAGAGGGTATGAAAGAGGTAGATTATTCAAAATGTAATTTAGTTGTTTATAGTGAAATGGTTAATGATGTTCCTCGTCTTGTTTCATTAAAAAAACAGAACGGAAAAGTGGTAGCAGACACTCTTTTTACCTATTCGGAACAGAATCCTTTGGCAAAAGAGGTTATGTCGTCTGTTATTTCTCAAACGGTAAGTTATTTCCCGGCGGATAGCTATGGCTTTGTGTTTTTATCTCATAGTTCTTCATGGGTGCCGGCTACCAATGATGCGAATTCTCGTTCAATCGGGTACTATCGTAGAACTCAAATGAATATTCCGGATTTTCATGATGTATTGTTATCTTCTTTTCCTAGACCTTTGAAATTTATTCTGTTTGATTCATGTTCGATGCAGGCTGTGGAGGTAGCTTATGAACTACGTGATTGTGCTGAATATTTTATTGGTTCACCAACTGAAATTCCTGGTCCTGGGGCCCCTTATAGTGTAGTTGTGCCGGAGATGTTTACAGAGAATAATTTGGCTATAAATATAGCTAGTGCTTATTTCAATTATTATGAAAAGTTTTATACTGGCAAAGCACCATCGGTTAATACAAATTGGACGGGAGGAGTTGCAACATCTGTAATTAATAGTGCTGCTTTGGATAACTTAGCTATGGTTGTTAAAACTATTATTCCTAAATATATTAAAGATGCGGGAGGGGTACAATGTAATGATATACAGCTTTATGATTTTAGCAGTGATAAAGCAAATTATGATTTTGATAATCTGATTCAAAATTTAACGGGAGGAAAAGATAATACTGATTATCAATCATGGCGTCAAGCTTTTGATGAGGCTGTAATTTATAGGAAAACTACACCGAAAAATTATTCGGGAATTACTTATACTATGTTTTCCATGGAAAAGGCGGAAGGTCTGTCCACTTATATACCTCGTGGAAGCTTAGACTCAAAAATGAATAATTTTTATCGAACATTACAATGGTATTCTGCTGCCGGATGGGATGAGACTGGTTGGTAA
- a CDS encoding IS256 family transposase, whose translation MKKKNHVVPDEVLSKEFLSQFKTEADVSKFLKQLHAQVLEKMLEGEMDVHLGYEKNSVAGNNTGNSRNGSYPKKIQTEHGESVISIPRDRNGQFEPIAVPKHESRGLSIEKLVISLYAKGMSVSDIEEEMREIYEIELSTSAISIITNKVNQAAQEWQNRPLDPVYLIAWMDGIVFKVRDNGKIINKTVYLCVGLKQNGLKEVLGMWVGKSESSSFWMGVLTDLKARGVQDILITCTDNLNGFTDTIRTVFPQSSTQICVVHQIRNSCKYVVYKDKKEFTADMKNIYNAPNKEVAAAELDNLEKKWGGKYPYAILSWRNNWDDLTVFFQFPLEIRKIIYTTNFIENLNGKIRKYTKSKLSFPSDDAVKKTVYLSLMEIEKKWTQPIHNWGLIMNQFMLIFENRIQI comes from the coding sequence ATGAAAAAAAAGAATCACGTAGTGCCTGATGAGGTATTAAGCAAGGAGTTCCTTAGCCAGTTCAAAACAGAAGCCGATGTGAGCAAGTTTCTTAAACAGTTGCATGCCCAAGTACTGGAGAAAATGCTTGAGGGTGAAATGGATGTCCATTTGGGCTATGAGAAGAATTCTGTGGCAGGAAATAACACCGGCAATTCCCGAAATGGCAGTTATCCGAAGAAAATCCAAACCGAACATGGAGAGTCTGTCATCTCCATTCCGCGTGACCGTAACGGCCAGTTTGAACCGATAGCAGTTCCAAAACATGAGAGCCGTGGACTTTCAATAGAAAAGCTTGTTATCTCCCTATATGCCAAAGGAATGAGCGTTTCTGATATAGAGGAAGAGATGCGTGAGATTTATGAAATAGAACTCTCAACATCAGCCATTTCCATCATTACAAATAAGGTAAATCAGGCTGCTCAGGAATGGCAGAACCGTCCTTTGGATCCGGTTTATCTGATAGCCTGGATGGACGGTATCGTCTTCAAGGTACGTGATAACGGCAAGATCATAAACAAGACCGTTTATCTTTGTGTCGGGCTGAAACAGAACGGCCTGAAAGAAGTCCTCGGCATGTGGGTCGGCAAATCGGAAAGTTCTTCTTTCTGGATGGGCGTCCTGACTGATTTAAAAGCACGTGGAGTGCAGGATATACTGATTACCTGTACCGACAATTTGAATGGATTTACGGACACCATTCGGACCGTATTCCCTCAATCATCCACTCAGATCTGTGTGGTACATCAGATCAGAAACTCGTGTAAATATGTCGTGTATAAGGACAAAAAAGAGTTTACGGCAGATATGAAGAATATCTATAATGCACCCAACAAAGAGGTGGCTGCAGCAGAGCTTGATAATCTGGAAAAGAAGTGGGGAGGAAAGTATCCTTATGCCATACTTTCATGGAGAAACAACTGGGATGATCTGACGGTTTTCTTCCAGTTTCCATTGGAAATCAGAAAAATAATCTATACCACAAATTTTATTGAAAATCTCAACGGAAAAATCAGAAAGTACACGAAATCAAAGCTTTCATTCCCTTCAGATGATGCCGTGAAGAAAACTGTATATCTGTCACTGATGGAGATTGAGAAGAAATGGACACAGCCAATTCATAACTGGGGATTGATTATGAACCAATTTATGCTTATTTTTGAAAACAGAATACAGATATAA
- a CDS encoding V-type ATP synthase subunit I has translation MITKMKKLTFLVYHKEYEEFLNSLRELGVVHVVEKQQGAADNTELQENIRLSNRLAATLKLLQNQKHEKNAVIATEGGTAARGMQVLDEVDALQTEHGKLSQQLQSYAKEKEALEAWGNFEPADVQKLKDAGYVIGFYSCSEGNYKEEWETEYNAMIVNRISSKVFFVTVTKGGEEVDLDVEQAKLPAYSLAHLETLYNTTEQAVEENEKKLVALSETDIPSLKVALKELQSQIEFSKVVLSSEQTAGDKLMLIEGWAPAFSQVEIEAYLNDAHVYYEITDPMPGDNVPIRLNNKGFFAWFEPICKLYMLPKYNELDLTPFFAPFFMVFFGLCLGDSGYGLFLFLGATAYRLMAKKVTPSMKSIISLIQVLAVSTFFCGLLTGTFFGANIYNLDWPIIQRLKHAVMMDNNDMFQLSLILGAIQILFGMVLKAVNQTIQFGFKYAVATIGWIILLVSMAVSALLPDIMPMGSTVHLIILGVSAAMIFLYNSPGKNIFLNIGLGLWDSYNMVTGLLGDVLSYVRLFALGLSGGILAGVFNSLAVGMSPDNVIAGPIVMVLIFVIGHAINIFMNVLGAMVHPMRLTFVEFFKNSGYEGGGKEYKPFRN, from the coding sequence ATGATTACAAAAATGAAGAAACTCACTTTCCTGGTGTATCACAAAGAGTATGAAGAATTCTTGAACAGCCTGCGGGAACTTGGTGTAGTCCATGTTGTGGAGAAACAACAGGGGGCTGCCGATAATACAGAACTGCAAGAGAACATTCGTCTTTCCAACCGCTTGGCGGCTACTTTGAAGTTGCTTCAGAATCAGAAGCATGAAAAGAATGCCGTGATTGCTACGGAAGGAGGAACGGCTGCCCGTGGAATGCAAGTGCTGGACGAAGTGGATGCTTTACAAACAGAGCATGGAAAGCTGTCACAGCAGTTGCAAAGCTATGCCAAAGAAAAAGAAGCTCTGGAAGCTTGGGGTAACTTTGAACCGGCAGATGTTCAGAAGCTGAAAGATGCCGGTTATGTAATCGGTTTCTATAGCTGTTCGGAAGGAAATTACAAAGAAGAGTGGGAAACGGAATACAATGCAATGATTGTGAACCGCATTTCTTCTAAAGTATTTTTCGTGACTGTAACGAAAGGTGGAGAGGAAGTGGACTTGGATGTAGAGCAGGCCAAATTACCTGCATACTCTTTGGCACATCTTGAAACGCTTTACAATACAACAGAACAGGCCGTTGAAGAGAATGAAAAGAAACTGGTTGCGCTTTCCGAAACGGATATTCCTTCATTGAAGGTTGCTCTGAAAGAGTTGCAAAGCCAGATTGAATTCTCTAAAGTTGTGTTAAGTTCCGAGCAGACTGCCGGTGACAAACTGATGTTGATTGAAGGATGGGCGCCTGCATTCAGTCAAGTGGAGATAGAGGCTTATCTGAATGACGCACATGTATATTATGAGATTACCGATCCGATGCCGGGCGATAATGTTCCTATTCGATTGAATAATAAAGGATTCTTTGCTTGGTTTGAACCGATCTGTAAGCTGTATATGCTTCCGAAGTATAATGAGTTGGACTTGACGCCGTTCTTTGCCCCATTCTTTATGGTCTTTTTCGGACTTTGTCTGGGAGATTCCGGATATGGTTTGTTCCTGTTCCTGGGAGCTACGGCCTATCGGTTGATGGCGAAGAAAGTAACTCCGTCAATGAAGTCAATCATCTCATTGATACAGGTATTGGCGGTATCAACGTTCTTCTGCGGTTTGCTGACTGGTACGTTCTTCGGAGCGAACATCTACAATTTGGATTGGCCGATTATTCAACGCCTGAAACATGCTGTCATGATGGATAATAATGATATGTTCCAATTATCGTTGATATTGGGAGCTATCCAGATTCTATTCGGTATGGTGCTGAAGGCTGTGAATCAGACGATTCAGTTTGGTTTCAAATATGCAGTGGCAACTATCGGATGGATCATCCTGCTGGTTTCAATGGCAGTTTCAGCTTTGTTACCGGACATAATGCCGATGGGAAGCACGGTGCACTTGATAATCCTGGGTGTTTCGGCTGCTATGATCTTCCTTTATAACAGTCCGGGAAAGAACATATTCCTGAATATCGGACTGGGATTATGGGATTCATACAACATGGTTACCGGTTTGCTAGGAGATGTTTTGTCCTACGTTCGTTTGTTTGCCCTCGGACTTTCCGGAGGTATTCTGGCGGGAGTGTTCAACAGTCTGGCAGTGGGTATGAGTCCGGATAATGTAATAGCAGGCCCGATTGTAATGGTGCTGATTTTCGTGATTGGTCATGCAATCAATATTTTCATGAATGTGCTGGGTGCAATGGTTCACCCGATGCGTCTGACGTTCGTTGAGTTCTTCAAGAACTCCGGATATGAAGGAGGCGGTAAAGAGTACAAACCGTTCAGAAATTAA
- a CDS encoding V-type ATP synthase subunit E family protein, with translation MENKIQELTDKIYREGVEKGNEEAQRLIANAQEEAKKIIEDARKEAESIVNSSRKSADELAENTKSELKLFAGQAVNALKSEVATMVTDKLITASVKDFAQDKDYLNAFIVALASKWSIDEPIVISTADAESLKKYFAAHAKALLDKGVTIQQVNGIKTLFTVSPADGSYKVNFGEEEFMNYFKAFLRPQLVEMLF, from the coding sequence ATGGAAAACAAAATTCAAGAGTTGACCGATAAGATTTATCGTGAAGGCGTGGAAAAAGGAAACGAGGAAGCGCAGAGACTTATCGCGAATGCTCAGGAAGAAGCTAAGAAAATCATTGAGGATGCCCGAAAAGAGGCAGAATCAATTGTTAACTCCTCTCGTAAATCTGCTGATGAGTTAGCAGAGAATACAAAATCAGAGTTAAAACTATTTGCCGGTCAGGCTGTGAATGCGCTCAAATCTGAAGTCGCTACAATGGTAACTGACAAGTTGATAACCGCTTCTGTGAAAGATTTCGCTCAGGATAAAGATTACCTGAACGCGTTTATCGTAGCATTGGCATCCAAATGGAGCATAGATGAACCTATCGTCATCTCAACAGCCGATGCGGAATCACTGAAAAAGTATTTTGCAGCTCATGCAAAAGCTTTGTTAGACAAGGGAGTGACTATCCAGCAAGTAAATGGTATCAAAACTCTGTTTACCGTTTCTCCGGCGGACGGTTCGTATAAGGTGAACTTCGGAGAAGAAGAATTCATGAATTACTTCAAAGCGTTCTTGCGTCCTCAATTAGTAGAAATGCTATTTTAA